A genome region from Triticum aestivum cultivar Chinese Spring chromosome 2B, IWGSC CS RefSeq v2.1, whole genome shotgun sequence includes the following:
- the LOC123039618 gene encoding uncharacterized protein, with amino-acid sequence MPSSYRNAYTACPASNSTTPSIIPWNHKPGVCVTLSANDLLRGAEPLKTTHPPKVWSNPLHYANQTEASGKSLSLLPHPPPRRSLGATRAAPNPSPPPASPLLPPDLAATGDSCRQARAAPRKVAARLAAPASRGGHGVPGWRPRSRWAALFPAADGGCGCSAGLLGLLGRRGPGGWSSRWPDFLRRSASRSESASSKSTLLTFSRSISAPVRPCSPDPVVAGVLAVGLLGPGETLGRRRRPQPRRCRGVELLLGGFVEDDGAATALFPFLKAPSLYCGVDVEFGCIGGCSGGIALHQPLAVSI; translated from the exons ATGCCAAGCTCTTACAGAAATGCATACACGGCGTGCCCAGCTTCAAACAGTACCACCCCGTCCATCATCCCATGGAACCATAAACCCGGTGTCT GTGTTACCCTGTCAGCAAATGATTTGCTTAGAGGAGCTGAACCACTGAAAACAACACACCCACCTAAAGTCTGGAG CAACCCACTCCATTACGCGAATCAGACTGAAGCGAGCGGAAAAAGTTTGTCGTTGCTCCCTCACCCGCCCCCGCGTCGCTCCCTTGGGGCGACTCGGGCGGCCCccaaccctagcccgccgccggcctctcccctcctccctcccGACCTTGCCGCCACCGGAGACAGCTGCCGGCAAGCCCGCGCGGCGCcgaggaaggtggcggcgaggcTTGCCGCTCCTGCCTCGCGCGGAGGGCATGGTGTGCCGGGGTGGCGGCCCCGGTCAAGGTGGGCAGCGTTGTTCCCTGCGGCGGACGGCGGCTGCGGGTGCTCGGCTGGGCTCCTCGGCTTGCTTGGGCGGCGAGGCCCCGGTGGATGGAGCTCGCGGTGGCCGGATTTCCTCCGTCGGTCGGCCTCCAGATCTGAATCGGCCAGCTCCAAATCCACCCTCCTCACCTTCTCCCGTTCGATCTCAGCTCCGGTGCGGCCCTGCTCGCCGGATCCGGTGGTTGCCGGTGTTTTGGCGGTGGGGCTCCtgggaccgggggaaacccttggccgccgccggcggccacaACCACGACGATGCCGCGGCGTCGAACTACTTCTTGGAGGCTTCGTTGAG GACGACGGCGCCGCTACGGCACTGTtccccttcctgaaggcgccgtccTTGTACTGCGGGGTGGATGTCGAGTTTGGATGTATTGGTGGCTGCAGTGGCGGCATTGCTCTTCATCAACCTCTCGCCGTGTCGATTTAG